The following proteins are co-located in the Pseudomonadota bacterium genome:
- a CDS encoding cytochrome b N-terminal domain-containing protein yields MDERFARIPEDAERELPPPGTRLGKASRALLARYPIWPVVKFFLGKRVPIHGQSHWYMAGGIALFLFLVQICTGVLLMVYYRPDQPWASVNRIVMEVPYGALIRSVHHWAANLMIFTLFVHMLSTFFMKAYRPPRELTWVTGLLLLALTILFGFSGYLLPWDDLSFFAVRIGVSELEKLPLVGVPLADLARGGGDVSHETIGRFYALHVVVLPLAVLVLAAVHLLFVQIQGVSEPDSFSALPEEKKRYRPFLSEFLVGEVPVWLFLLGLLLALAAAAPRGLAPEANPFAPAPEGIKPEWYLLAPYQGLKLFPGKLELVGMALMGLGPLLLVALPFLDTSMPADRRGALVTKAGALALAGFAAMTIWGFAS; encoded by the coding sequence ATGGACGAGCGCTTCGCCCGGATCCCCGAGGACGCGGAGCGGGAGCTGCCGCCGCCCGGGACCCGCCTCGGGAAGGCATCGCGCGCCCTGCTCGCGCGGTACCCGATCTGGCCGGTCGTGAAGTTCTTCCTCGGCAAGCGCGTGCCGATCCACGGACAGTCGCACTGGTACATGGCGGGCGGGATCGCGCTCTTCCTGTTCCTCGTGCAGATCTGCACGGGCGTGCTGCTCATGGTCTACTACCGGCCCGACCAGCCCTGGGCGTCGGTCAACAGGATCGTGATGGAGGTCCCGTACGGCGCGCTGATCCGCAGCGTGCACCACTGGGCCGCGAACCTCATGATCTTCACGCTGTTCGTGCACATGCTGTCGACCTTCTTCATGAAGGCGTACAGGCCGCCGCGCGAGCTGACCTGGGTGACGGGGCTCCTCCTGCTCGCGCTCACGATCCTGTTCGGCTTCTCGGGCTACCTCCTGCCGTGGGACGATCTCTCGTTCTTCGCCGTGCGCATCGGCGTCTCCGAGCTGGAGAAGCTGCCGCTCGTCGGCGTCCCCCTGGCCGACCTCGCGCGCGGCGGCGGCGACGTCTCACACGAGACGATCGGCCGCTTCTATGCGCTGCACGTGGTGGTGTTGCCGCTCGCCGTCCTCGTCCTCGCGGCGGTGCACCTCCTCTTCGTCCAGATCCAGGGCGTGAGCGAGCCGGACTCCTTCAGCGCTCTGCCGGAGGAGAAGAAGCGCTACCGGCCGTTCCTCTCCGAGTTCCTGGTCGGCGAGGTGCCGGTGTGGCTGTTCCTCCTCGGGCTGCTGCTCGCCCTCGCGGCCGCGGCACCGCGCGGGCTCGCGCCCGAGGCGAACCCGTTCGCGCCCGCGCCCGAGGGGATCAAGCCGGAGTGGTACCTGCTCGCGCCGTACCAGGGGCTCAAGCTGTTCCCGGGGAAGCTGGAGCTCGTGGGCATGGCGCTCATGGGGCTCGGGCCGCTGCTCCTCGTGGCGCTGCCGTTCCTCGACACCTCGATGCCCGCGGATCGGCGCGGGGCGCTCGTGACCAAGGCCGGGGCGCTCGCGCTCGCCGGCTTCGCGGCGATGACGATCTGGGGGTTCGCGTCATGA
- a CDS encoding cytochrome c: protein MNYPVWNLPILGGSLVVAIIAIIHVLISHLAIGGGAFMAVAEIWSDRQPDGERIRAWLHKFASWFLVYTTVFGAMTGVGIWFSIQLASPEGTSLLIHQFVFAWAIEWVMFLAELTVLYLYYYGWKTSSRAMQRFLAIAYFVIAWLSLFVINGILTFMLTPGAWTLENRDLVAGFFNPGYAPSLVIRTVSMFLIAGLFGLLVAAKIADDELKARVVRFSAKWVIPAAVILPVAGILYWGTLPESALKIFHGGVVGAAGSRLEALARYFWLAATAGALVIVGALLAAARPKTVHTAAALALLLTAQLGVMGAEFFREMARKPYVVHGVLYGNALWKSDASDNEHMRRPYLDAAKWDPSPEPLSPAHGEWIYRLQCASCHTLDGYRSLEWRTRQWTPAFGPRFLEKLDEQGVMPPFQGTPEDRAALTSFLLSLGGGEATPADVLRAQEVPK, encoded by the coding sequence ATGAACTACCCGGTGTGGAACCTCCCGATCCTCGGCGGCAGCCTCGTCGTCGCGATCATCGCGATCATCCACGTGCTGATCTCGCACCTCGCGATCGGCGGCGGCGCGTTCATGGCGGTCGCGGAGATCTGGTCCGACCGGCAGCCGGACGGCGAGCGGATCCGCGCGTGGCTGCACAAGTTCGCGTCCTGGTTCCTCGTCTACACGACCGTGTTCGGCGCCATGACCGGCGTCGGCATCTGGTTCTCCATCCAGCTCGCGAGCCCGGAGGGCACGAGCCTCCTCATCCACCAGTTCGTGTTCGCGTGGGCGATCGAGTGGGTGATGTTCCTCGCCGAGCTCACCGTGCTCTACCTCTACTACTACGGCTGGAAGACGAGCTCCCGCGCGATGCAGCGGTTCCTCGCGATCGCGTACTTCGTCATCGCCTGGCTCTCGCTCTTCGTCATCAACGGCATCCTGACGTTCATGCTCACGCCGGGCGCCTGGACGCTCGAAAACCGCGACCTCGTCGCCGGCTTCTTCAACCCGGGCTACGCGCCGTCGCTGGTCATCCGGACCGTCTCGATGTTCCTCATCGCCGGCCTGTTCGGCCTGCTGGTGGCGGCGAAGATCGCGGACGACGAGCTCAAGGCGCGCGTCGTCCGGTTCAGCGCCAAGTGGGTGATCCCGGCCGCGGTGATCCTGCCCGTCGCCGGGATCCTCTACTGGGGCACCCTGCCCGAGAGCGCCTTGAAGATCTTCCACGGCGGCGTGGTCGGCGCGGCTGGCAGCCGACTGGAGGCGCTCGCGCGCTACTTCTGGCTCGCCGCGACCGCGGGCGCGCTCGTCATCGTCGGCGCCCTGCTCGCCGCCGCGAGGCCGAAGACGGTGCACACCGCGGCCGCGCTCGCGCTCCTGCTCACCGCGCAGCTCGGCGTGATGGGCGCGGAGTTCTTCCGCGAGATGGCGCGCAAGCCGTACGTCGTGCACGGCGTCCTCTACGGCAACGCGCTGTGGAAGAGCGACGCCTCCGACAATGAGCACATGCGACGCCCGTACCTCGACGCGGCGAAGTGGGATCCCTCACCCGAGCCGCTCTCCCCCGCGCACGGCGAGTGGATCTACAGGCTCCAGTGCGCGAGCTGCCACACGCTCGACGGGTACAGGAGCCTCGAGTGGCGGACGCGGCAGTGGACGCCCGCGTTCGGCCCGCGCTTCCTCGAGAAGCTCGACGAGCAGGGCGTCATGCCGCCATTCCAGGGCACGCCCGAGGATCGCGCCGCGCTCACGTCGTTCCTCCTGTCGCTCGGCGGCGGCGAGGCGACGCCCGCGGACGTGCTGCGCGCGCAGGAGGTGCCGAAGTGA
- a CDS encoding Rieske (2Fe-2S) protein, giving the protein MKRRRFLAFAGIGLGAAWAGAAAYPVYKYLSPQPAPDPFGAEGRAVVDGISPVEVARPGSGKNGSYANRGVIVLRDEGGRLRAFDSKCTHAGCNVGFAGDKLFCHCHGGTYDFTGKNVAGPPPRPLTELAVSEEAGILYVAPQGGRKG; this is encoded by the coding sequence ATGAAGCGGCGGCGGTTCCTCGCGTTCGCCGGCATCGGGCTCGGCGCGGCGTGGGCCGGGGCCGCCGCGTACCCGGTCTACAAGTACCTCAGCCCGCAGCCCGCGCCGGATCCGTTCGGCGCGGAGGGGCGCGCGGTGGTGGACGGGATCTCGCCCGTCGAGGTCGCGCGTCCCGGCTCGGGGAAGAACGGCTCGTACGCGAACCGCGGAGTGATCGTCCTCCGGGACGAGGGCGGGAGACTCCGGGCGTTCGACTCGAAGTGCACCCACGCGGGCTGCAACGTCGGGTTCGCGGGAGACAAGCTCTTCTGCCACTGCCACGGCGGCACGTACGACTTCACGGGCAAGAACGTCGCGGGCCCGCCGCCGCGGCCGCTCACCGAGCTCGCCGTCTCCGAGGAGGCCGGGATCCTCTACGTCGCGCCGCAGGGCGGGAGGAAGGGCTGA
- a CDS encoding desulfoferrodoxin: MATQQRQVFKCGVCGNIVEVLHASGGELVCCGQPMTALVENTTDGAKEKHVPVVEKIPGGYKVAVGSVAHPMLDAHYIEWIELIADGVSYFAFLKPGAAPEATFLIDAGEVTVREYCNLHGLWRA, from the coding sequence ATGGCGACTCAGCAGAGACAGGTCTTCAAGTGCGGGGTGTGCGGCAACATCGTGGAGGTGCTCCACGCGTCCGGCGGCGAGCTCGTGTGCTGCGGGCAGCCGATGACCGCGCTCGTCGAGAACACGACCGACGGCGCCAAGGAGAAGCACGTGCCCGTCGTCGAGAAGATCCCGGGCGGCTACAAGGTCGCGGTCGGCTCGGTGGCGCACCCGATGCTCGACGCCCACTACATCGAGTGGATCGAGCTCATCGCGGACGGCGTGTCGTACTTCGCGTTCCTCAAGCCCGGCGCCGCGCCCGAGGCGACGTTCCTGATCGACGCGGGCGAGGTGACGGTCCGCGAGTACTGCAACCTGCACGGGCTCTGGCGCGCGTAA